From the genome of Nitrospirota bacterium, one region includes:
- the tssI gene encoding type VI secretion system tip protein VgrG, with protein MAFTQENRSIIVDTPLGRDAFLLTRVSGSEAVSAPFNFSLDILSENHNISFPDIIAKNITVSILLENGENRFINGIVSRFSQGRGGGETGGDTRFSYYRAEVVPWMWLLKRTSDSRIFQGLSAPDIIEKIFSEKGFSDYKIKLQGTYDKRNYCIQYRETDFNFVSRLMEEEGIYYFFEHEEGKHTLILSDTPQEHKPCVNQENARYQLSEGGHVEEDTISSLEFTQEIRAGKYTINDYNFETPNTSLLVEIPGKFKLGQGERELYDYPGGYDKRAGGDRLAKMRMQEEEAAITTISGGSNCRAFMSGYRFLLQGFYREDMNNKEYVLTSVYHEANQDYIPGEGSTEFSYTNNFSCIPFEVPFRPSRTTPRPVVEGVQTAVVVGPGGEEIYTDEHGRVKVQFHWDREGGKNENSSCWIRVSQVWAGSGWGAMYIPRIGHEVIVDFEEGDPDRPIITGRVYHGINKPPYGLPGDKTRSTIKSNSSPGGGGSNELRFEDKKGKEEIYFHAQKDLNTLVEAAETHTVGDNRTVHVMNHFKETIDSGEDRTVTAGSKETIDGGETRKVSGGVKETIAGGETRTVSGGQTETINGAQKETIDGDETRMISGGQKETVMGSLVQTVMGGMTINSPAGVTISAPAGFTVVAPGGNKTVDSWFTKIGGKDEDLFAVQTAILSMQTTIAGLSTAMQATKIDITGIALERCGVKSANEPLTFKQASTKLKHGALGLYMYGITLIN; from the coding sequence ATGGCCTTTACCCAGGAAAACAGGTCTATTATTGTTGATACTCCGTTAGGAAGGGATGCTTTTTTGCTAACGAGGGTGTCAGGTTCCGAGGCAGTATCTGCTCCTTTTAATTTCTCGTTAGATATTTTATCTGAAAATCACAACATATCCTTCCCGGATATTATTGCCAAGAACATTACAGTATCTATTCTACTGGAAAACGGTGAAAATCGTTTTATCAATGGAATAGTTTCAAGGTTTTCTCAGGGCCGCGGCGGAGGCGAAACCGGTGGAGACACCCGCTTTTCTTATTATCGGGCGGAAGTGGTTCCCTGGATGTGGTTGTTAAAGAGGACGTCGGATTCAAGGATATTCCAGGGGCTTTCTGCTCCTGATATCATAGAGAAGATTTTTTCTGAAAAGGGGTTTTCAGATTATAAGATCAAGCTTCAGGGCACATACGATAAACGGAACTACTGTATACAATATCGCGAAACAGACTTTAACTTCGTATCGAGACTCATGGAGGAAGAAGGGATATATTACTTTTTTGAACATGAAGAAGGAAAACATACCCTTATCCTTTCGGATACCCCTCAGGAACACAAACCCTGCGTAAATCAGGAAAATGCACGGTATCAGTTAAGCGAAGGCGGCCACGTTGAAGAAGATACTATTTCAAGCCTTGAATTCACACAGGAAATCAGGGCAGGAAAGTATACCATCAATGATTATAATTTTGAGACCCCCAATACGAGCCTGCTGGTCGAGATCCCGGGTAAATTCAAGTTAGGACAGGGGGAGCGGGAATTATACGATTATCCTGGAGGATATGACAAGAGGGCCGGAGGTGATCGCCTGGCCAAGATGCGGATGCAGGAGGAAGAGGCCGCGATTACTACAATATCCGGGGGTAGTAATTGCAGGGCATTCATGAGCGGATACCGTTTTCTGCTTCAGGGTTTTTACCGTGAAGACATGAATAACAAGGAATATGTTTTGACTTCTGTTTACCATGAGGCTAATCAGGACTATATACCAGGGGAAGGGTCAACAGAGTTTTCCTATACTAATAATTTTTCATGCATCCCCTTTGAAGTTCCTTTCCGTCCATCGAGAACTACTCCAAGACCTGTTGTGGAAGGAGTGCAGACGGCTGTTGTCGTGGGCCCGGGTGGAGAAGAGATCTATACTGATGAACATGGACGAGTAAAGGTTCAGTTTCACTGGGACCGGGAGGGGGGGAAGAATGAAAACAGCTCCTGCTGGATTCGGGTCAGCCAGGTATGGGCTGGATCAGGCTGGGGGGCAATGTATATTCCCCGGATCGGACACGAGGTCATTGTAGATTTTGAAGAGGGTGACCCGGACAGGCCTATTATCACAGGCCGTGTTTATCACGGGATTAACAAGCCTCCTTATGGTCTCCCCGGGGATAAAACCAGGAGTACAATAAAGAGCAACTCATCACCTGGCGGCGGCGGTTCCAACGAGCTCCGTTTTGAAGATAAAAAAGGTAAAGAAGAGATCTACTTCCATGCGCAAAAAGACCTCAATACTCTTGTAGAGGCGGCAGAAACACACACTGTCGGTGATAACAGGACTGTACATGTAATGAACCATTTTAAAGAGACCATTGACAGCGGTGAGGACCGGACAGTGACTGCCGGTTCGAAAGAAACGATTGACGGAGGTGAAACCCGTAAAGTGAGCGGCGGTGTTAAAGAAACTATTGCAGGCGGAGAGACCCGAACCGTGAGCGGCGGTCAGACTGAAACCATTAACGGGGCGCAGAAAGAGACCATTGATGGTGATGAAACTCGTATGATAAGCGGCGGGCAAAAAGAAACTGTAATGGGTTCGCTGGTTCAGACCGTTATGGGGGGTATGACCATTAACTCACCTGCCGGGGTTACAATAAGTGCTCCAGCCGGTTTTACGGTTGTTGCCCCCGGAGGAAATAAGACGGTTGATTCATGGTTCACAAAGATCGGCGGTAAAGACGAAGACCTCTTTGCGGTTCAGACGGCAATCCTCTCAATGCAGACCACCATCGCAGGGTTATCAACGGCGATGCAGGCAACAAAGATAGATATCACGGGTATTGCCCTGGAAAGGTGCGGGGTGAAGTCCGCTAATGAGCCGCTTACCTTCAAACAGGCATCCACCAAACTGAAGCATGGCGCCCTTGGCCTTTATATGTACGGAATCACCCTGATTAATTAA
- a CDS encoding DUF2169 domain-containing protein, producing the protein MKTIKPQKLGILTRVFEFKRRFYLAASVLMYIPLTDKAELYSETGMWKFAAAELGKDAALDACIPKANPEYLVIGSAFVPGGVPNTGCIVSARLGMKEKILDVIGDRYWISTLPGNPALFSSMPLDWAHAFGGEGFAKNPLGKGFKPVTVNNVKVHWLPNIQLASQGIISPDQTPEPAGLGPIDFSWPQRFTKAGTHDDNWLKEDFPGFARDIDWTIFNTTSPDQWFDGPLKGDESYQFQNMHPIRPVISGNLPGFDARCFVSRKTESGELFDEIKTPLKTVWFFPHAERAILIYQGSIEVFDEDAADVSHIVIGAEHLGEPKSPDHYREVMRLRLDKEKGPLYSLKDADLLPDGVSSTDAAIDDDKAMFEGEGLIRKNLGKRAVREIEKARAVVAGYGLDPDLHGPKLPPPDEPLPDLEHLPEFMEKIFAQAEEQKRLAEEGKIKSLKETEELFNKMGMDFNVIREEIAHGPKGPPEFSAQAQIDSLKELVQRLRGQGIAADEVEGYLADEGFCNRLYEGERKLKEVYRFTAHHQEAALSMPDEKALSVRDAVQAAYASGASFSGLDLTGADLSGLELAGVNFEDAFLESVNFSNANLEGGNFKNAVIAHAVLNGARLANAVFESANLGKTSFINADASVANLTGAVLAGTDFTGVKARGALMQGADFSGSTFHNTDFSEVQAAQITFLETDLCGLTLKGAMLDNCTFLKVNVNGVDFEGASLKSSVFLESSGKMTLFKGADMTNVRFVSQCNFEKADFSGACLNNANLRGSNLDGCNFTSASLNGADLSECKLKGSRLFRSVAKDTRFIKADLSGAEMTSINAMKASFQRADICGSNLKGANLYQADLARVHANPETNLGEALTKKARIYPLRKP; encoded by the coding sequence ATGAAAACGATCAAGCCTCAAAAGCTTGGCATACTTACACGAGTCTTTGAGTTCAAGCGGCGTTTTTACCTGGCCGCTTCGGTACTCATGTATATCCCTCTGACGGATAAGGCGGAGTTATATTCAGAGACAGGAATGTGGAAGTTTGCTGCTGCCGAACTCGGTAAAGACGCTGCGCTTGACGCATGTATACCAAAGGCAAATCCGGAGTATCTTGTCATTGGCTCGGCATTTGTTCCCGGCGGCGTACCTAATACAGGTTGTATTGTAAGTGCAAGGCTTGGCATGAAAGAAAAGATATTGGATGTTATTGGCGACCGGTACTGGATAAGCACCCTGCCAGGCAATCCGGCCCTTTTTTCGAGCATGCCGCTCGATTGGGCCCACGCCTTCGGCGGAGAAGGTTTTGCAAAAAACCCGCTGGGCAAGGGATTTAAACCTGTTACAGTCAATAACGTTAAGGTCCACTGGCTGCCTAACATCCAATTAGCCTCTCAGGGGATAATATCACCTGACCAGACCCCCGAACCTGCAGGATTAGGGCCTATAGACTTTTCCTGGCCGCAACGCTTTACCAAGGCGGGGACACATGATGATAACTGGCTCAAGGAAGATTTCCCCGGTTTTGCCCGTGACATTGACTGGACCATTTTCAACACAACCTCTCCGGACCAATGGTTTGACGGGCCTTTAAAGGGAGATGAATCTTATCAGTTTCAAAACATGCACCCGATACGTCCTGTTATTTCCGGTAATCTTCCGGGTTTTGATGCCCGCTGTTTTGTCAGCCGGAAGACTGAATCGGGAGAACTCTTTGATGAAATAAAAACGCCGTTGAAAACAGTCTGGTTCTTTCCACACGCAGAGCGTGCAATACTCATCTATCAGGGTTCGATTGAGGTATTCGACGAAGATGCCGCTGATGTTTCACATATTGTAATTGGAGCTGAACATTTGGGAGAACCAAAATCCCCGGACCATTACAGGGAGGTGATGAGGTTGCGTCTTGATAAGGAGAAGGGACCGCTATATTCCCTTAAGGACGCTGACCTGCTGCCTGATGGTGTGAGCAGCACAGATGCTGCTATTGACGATGACAAGGCCATGTTTGAAGGTGAGGGGCTTATAAGAAAGAACCTTGGCAAACGCGCAGTTCGGGAAATAGAAAAGGCTCGTGCCGTAGTTGCGGGTTACGGTCTTGACCCTGACCTGCATGGTCCTAAATTGCCTCCCCCGGACGAACCGTTACCTGATTTGGAGCATCTTCCTGAATTCATGGAAAAAATATTTGCACAGGCTGAAGAACAGAAAAGGCTGGCAGAAGAAGGAAAAATCAAGAGTCTGAAGGAAACCGAGGAACTATTTAATAAAATGGGGATGGATTTTAATGTTATTCGCGAAGAGATTGCACATGGCCCCAAGGGTCCACCGGAATTCAGCGCACAGGCACAGATAGACTCTTTAAAGGAGCTTGTGCAGAGGCTGCGGGGACAGGGGATTGCAGCTGATGAAGTTGAGGGGTATCTCGCTGATGAAGGCTTTTGTAACCGCCTTTACGAAGGAGAACGTAAACTTAAGGAGGTATATCGTTTTACTGCCCATCACCAGGAGGCCGCTTTGTCCATGCCGGATGAAAAGGCCCTGAGTGTCCGGGATGCGGTTCAGGCTGCATATGCAAGTGGAGCAAGTTTTTCAGGTCTCGATCTGACGGGTGCTGACCTTTCCGGTTTGGAACTGGCCGGTGTAAACTTCGAGGATGCGTTTTTAGAAAGTGTTAATTTTTCTAATGCTAACCTGGAAGGTGGAAATTTTAAAAATGCTGTGATTGCTCATGCAGTACTGAACGGAGCAAGGCTTGCCAATGCTGTCTTTGAGAGTGCCAATCTTGGCAAGACATCCTTTATAAATGCAGATGCAAGCGTGGCAAACTTAACAGGGGCTGTATTGGCCGGTACTGATTTCACCGGCGTTAAGGCAAGAGGCGCGCTCATGCAGGGGGCTGACTTTTCCGGATCAACTTTTCATAATACTGATTTTTCTGAAGTTCAGGCCGCTCAGATAACCTTCCTGGAAACTGATCTATGCGGTCTTACCCTTAAAGGGGCAATGCTTGATAATTGCACCTTCTTAAAAGTAAATGTTAATGGTGTGGACTTTGAAGGGGCGTCGCTGAAGTCGTCTGTATTCCTTGAATCAAGCGGCAAAATGACCTTGTTCAAGGGGGCTGATATGACGAATGTGCGTTTTGTCAGTCAGTGTAATTTTGAAAAAGCCGATTTTTCCGGTGCTTGTTTGAATAATGCTAACCTTAGAGGTTCTAATCTGGATGGGTGCAACTTCACGTCAGCAAGTCTTAACGGCGCGGATTTAAGCGAATGTAAGCTGAAGGGATCAAGACTTTTCCGCTCGGTTGCAAAAGATACCCGTTTTATAAAGGCTGACCTTAGCGGGGCTGAGATGACATCAATAAATGCCATGAAGGCATCCTTTCAGCGGGCTGATATCTGCGGCTCGAATCTGAAGGGCGCTAATCTCTACCAGGCCGATCTTGCAAGGGTGCATGCAAACCCGGAAACTAATCTTGGCGAGGCGCTGACAAAAAAAGCTCGCATCTACCCTCTGAGAAAACCATGA
- a CDS encoding pentapeptide repeat-containing protein, which produces MDRETLCNLISNGEQILKVDLTAIDLSNADLSGGIFEEVNFSGVRLDGASFCESIFIRCSFDNAHLKEADFHLVSLHMCTFTSADLKGSNFTATQVSQCDFSGADFSGTDMRTAAIAQSKLNGVRLCGANLERTAIIDTETAGIDLSGTVLNQTVLLKADLTSAILDGCSFDTVILIESNLAGRSLRGQNLSLTQFIDADLSGCDLTGANLTQCNFKGANLQGAKLDSAAANNVLFVEARMTGATLKRAGLYQSIFIDAELVRTDFSGADMRQCILTGANCTEARFQGADLTYADFSNANLSKANLAGATMFRTKLHGIEDNGAIITDRSSALGDDAELAEAENWRPVY; this is translated from the coding sequence ATGGACCGGGAAACCTTATGTAATCTTATAAGCAATGGTGAGCAGATCTTAAAAGTTGATCTGACAGCCATTGACCTTTCAAATGCCGATCTTTCCGGCGGGATATTTGAAGAGGTGAATTTTTCCGGGGTCAGGCTTGACGGGGCATCCTTTTGCGAATCAATTTTTATCAGGTGCAGCTTCGATAATGCGCATCTGAAAGAGGCTGATTTCCACCTTGTCAGCCTTCATATGTGTACATTTACATCTGCTGATCTCAAGGGGTCAAATTTTACAGCGACACAGGTGAGCCAGTGCGATTTCTCAGGGGCTGATTTTTCAGGGACGGATATGCGCACAGCTGCAATAGCACAGAGCAAACTGAATGGAGTGCGCCTATGCGGCGCTAATCTTGAACGTACTGCCATAATTGATACAGAGACAGCCGGGATAGACTTGTCAGGGACGGTTCTCAATCAGACGGTATTACTCAAGGCAGACCTGACCTCAGCCATTCTGGATGGCTGCAGCTTTGACACCGTCATACTGATTGAGTCAAATCTGGCTGGCCGCAGCCTGAGAGGGCAGAACCTATCGCTTACTCAGTTTATAGACGCTGACCTGTCCGGATGCGATCTCACTGGGGCGAACCTTACTCAATGCAATTTTAAGGGCGCCAACCTGCAGGGAGCGAAGCTTGATAGTGCAGCTGCAAATAATGTCCTGTTTGTTGAAGCCAGGATGACAGGGGCCACCCTTAAGCGGGCCGGGCTTTATCAGTCCATATTCATAGATGCCGAACTTGTCAGGACAGACTTTTCCGGCGCGGATATGCGGCAGTGCATTTTGACAGGTGCAAACTGTACGGAGGCACGCTTCCAGGGTGCTGATCTTACCTATGCTGATTTTTCCAATGCCAACCTGTCAAAGGCAAATCTTGCCGGGGCCACAATGTTTCGCACAAAGTTGCATGGAATTGAGGACAACGGGGCAATTATAACCGATCGTTCGTCAGCCCTGGGGGATGACGCAGAGCTTGCAGAGGCTGAGAATTGGAGACCTGTATATTAA
- a CDS encoding DUF3540 domain-containing protein, producing MSTASTHVKPVSHVIQSIGTTMECSDNGIIVSTGDGVFCTRRAVSCLVEPMAGDTVLVAGDPDNQLFVTAVLQRPDTSSIRISVEGDLTLGVSKGRFSIAAGHGIDLVSAGEMKMTSSALTVNASKGNIFIDQLSYLGRLIFAEADKIKLIGRFFDAVMERISYKVKRSYRIVEETDQVRSDVIDYRASKNMSLRGQNTLVTAKDLVKIDSDQIHLG from the coding sequence ATGAGCACAGCATCTACACATGTTAAACCTGTAAGTCATGTTATCCAGTCTATCGGAACGACCATGGAGTGCAGCGATAACGGGATAATAGTCAGCACAGGAGATGGAGTATTTTGTACCCGGCGTGCGGTAAGTTGTCTGGTGGAACCTATGGCCGGTGACACAGTTCTTGTAGCAGGTGATCCTGACAATCAACTTTTTGTAACTGCGGTTCTTCAAAGACCAGACACCTCTTCGATCCGTATCTCAGTAGAAGGAGACCTGACTTTAGGTGTTTCAAAAGGGCGGTTCAGCATAGCAGCCGGCCATGGGATTGATCTCGTATCTGCCGGAGAGATGAAGATGACCTCTTCCGCGCTTACGGTCAACGCTTCCAAAGGAAACATCTTTATAGACCAATTGTCTTATCTCGGCAGGCTGATCTTCGCCGAAGCAGACAAGATCAAGCTCATAGGAAGGTTTTTTGATGCAGTGATGGAACGTATCTCTTACAAGGTTAAACGCTCCTATCGTATAGTGGAAGAGACTGATCAGGTGCGAAGTGATGTCATAGATTACCGTGCATCAAAAAATATGAGTCTGAGAGGACAAAACACGCTGGTAACCGCTAAAGATCTCGTCAAGATTGACAGCGACCAGATTCATCTCGGATAA
- a CDS encoding DUF4150 domain-containing protein, translated as MFANTQMMGMDMGFPDVCLTPTPAGPVPIPYPNISAAPMGVPAVYKVLFMCAPAHNMSTTIPLTNGDNAGVATGVASGMVMGPSRHLTGAFTVLVGGMPATRLTSSSLQNSTNCPGVRTVPSQTKVLLLAP; from the coding sequence ATGTTTGCAAACACACAAATGATGGGTATGGATATGGGGTTTCCGGATGTCTGTCTGACACCTACACCGGCCGGTCCGGTGCCAATCCCTTATCCAAACATTTCCGCAGCCCCGATGGGTGTGCCTGCAGTATATAAAGTACTGTTCATGTGCGCCCCGGCGCACAACATGAGCACTACCATTCCGCTGACCAATGGAGACAACGCCGGTGTTGCTACAGGGGTTGCGTCAGGAATGGTCATGGGTCCATCCCGGCATCTTACCGGGGCTTTCACTGTCCTCGTCGGCGGAATGCCGGCCACCAGGCTTACGAGTTCGTCTCTTCAGAACTCGACGAATTGCCCGGGCGTACGTACAGTGCCAAGTCAGACGAAGGTATTGCTGCTCGCACCGTGA
- the tssJ gene encoding type VI secretion system lipoprotein TssJ produces MKRNVLLLFLILLTAVFYSCASMGSSPEYGYKKDAIIFNLKSDVQLNLFQKSPHTLLLCVYQLTDPIAFNQLTDKKEGMQKALECDRFDPSVTSSTSLVILPNQERIDKLDRAGGTKYIGIIAGYYSLKKDKVTRLYQVPRGFFSGNPKKLKVKLDLGPQEISEKGKR; encoded by the coding sequence ATGAAAAGAAATGTTTTATTGTTATTCCTGATTTTGCTTACTGCCGTGTTTTATTCGTGTGCCAGTATGGGCAGCTCTCCCGAATATGGTTATAAAAAAGATGCAATTATCTTTAATCTAAAAAGTGACGTTCAATTAAATCTTTTTCAGAAAAGCCCGCATACACTTCTGCTCTGTGTCTATCAACTAACAGATCCTATCGCATTTAACCAGTTGACGGATAAAAAGGAAGGTATGCAGAAGGCCCTCGAATGCGATCGTTTTGATCCCTCTGTAACCAGTTCAACAAGCCTTGTAATACTGCCAAATCAGGAAAGGATAGATAAACTGGATCGTGCCGGCGGGACGAAATACATAGGAATAATTGCCGGTTATTATTCCCTTAAGAAGGATAAGGTAACCCGTCTGTATCAGGTCCCACGCGGCTTTTTCTCCGGTAATCCAAAAAAGCTGAAGGTCAAACTTGATCTTGGGCCGCAGGAAATAAGTGAAAAGGGAAAAAGGTAA
- the tssK gene encoding type VI secretion system baseplate subunit TssK: MDIQRPLFWHQGLFLQPQHFQLFELSLRSLLNPYNDYIVPYFWGIADIDIQKAALGTRSFSLLNGNFLFPDGTHVVLSKNAVINARSFDEAWVEGGKPFTVFIGIKKWNNAGENVTVVEKMDSVSEVTTRFVSTYDAEEVRDQHLSGPSGQVKMLYHALKIFWDTEKDQVGDYLLLPVAQLERNGEEVNLSQSFIPPSLLISGSEILMKLIREIRDQLSARGRQLEEYKSQRGIQNAEFGSRDMVYLLALRSLNRYIPLLYHFTETQQVHPWTVYGILRQLIGELSSFSENVSVMGELTDGTRLLPAYSHRNISECFSASRTLVSQLLDEITAGPDYVIPLVSDGTYYAAELKPAIFEGSNRFYLVLKTAEDPKGVLQSISTAAKLSSREHLPLLIARALPGIGLEHLPVPPQELPRRANSIYFAIDHHNEQWALVSRGHNCALYWDNAPEDMTAELMVVGRK; encoded by the coding sequence ATGGATATTCAAAGACCTCTTTTCTGGCATCAGGGGCTTTTTTTGCAGCCGCAGCATTTTCAGCTATTCGAGCTGTCTCTCCGGTCACTGTTGAATCCTTATAATGATTATATTGTGCCCTATTTCTGGGGCATTGCAGATATTGATATTCAGAAGGCGGCATTAGGTACAAGGTCCTTCAGTTTGTTGAACGGAAATTTCCTATTCCCTGACGGCACGCATGTGGTTCTTTCTAAAAATGCAGTTATAAATGCCCGGTCTTTTGATGAGGCGTGGGTAGAAGGCGGTAAACCTTTTACAGTATTCATCGGTATTAAAAAATGGAACAATGCCGGCGAAAATGTCACTGTCGTCGAAAAAATGGATTCTGTTTCTGAGGTTACAACAAGGTTTGTCAGTACCTATGATGCTGAGGAGGTCAGGGATCAGCATCTTAGCGGCCCATCAGGACAGGTAAAAATGCTTTATCATGCCCTTAAAATATTCTGGGACACAGAAAAGGACCAGGTTGGAGATTATCTTCTCCTGCCTGTTGCGCAACTGGAGAGAAACGGTGAAGAGGTAAATCTGTCACAATCCTTTATCCCGCCGTCCCTTTTAATCTCGGGTTCTGAGATCCTTATGAAACTTATCAGGGAAATACGGGATCAGTTATCTGCGCGCGGACGTCAGCTCGAAGAGTATAAAAGTCAGCGCGGGATACAAAACGCCGAGTTTGGTTCGAGGGATATGGTCTATCTGCTGGCGCTGAGGTCGTTGAATCGCTATATTCCTCTTCTCTATCATTTTACCGAAACCCAGCAGGTTCACCCCTGGACCGTTTATGGAATTCTGAGACAGCTTATCGGCGAGCTTTCCTCCTTTTCAGAAAATGTATCTGTAATGGGAGAATTAACAGACGGTACCCGCCTCCTGCCTGCATACAGTCACCGAAATATATCAGAATGTTTTTCAGCGTCCAGGACACTGGTATCTCAACTCCTCGATGAAATTACAGCAGGGCCTGATTATGTGATCCCGCTTGTTTCTGACGGGACATATTATGCTGCGGAATTAAAACCGGCCATCTTTGAGGGCAGCAACCGTTTCTATCTGGTACTGAAGACAGCGGAAGATCCTAAGGGCGTTTTGCAGTCAATATCAACTGCAGCCAAGCTGAGTTCGCGGGAACATCTACCCTTGCTCATCGCCCGTGCGCTCCCGGGTATCGGACTTGAACATCTTCCGGTTCCACCTCAGGAATTACCCCGTAGGGCTAATTCCATTTATTTTGCCATAGACCATCATAACGAACAGTGGGCGCTTGTTTCAAGGGGCCACAACTGTGCCCTTTATTGGGACAATGCACCTGAGGATATGACAGCAGAGCTGATGGTAGTGGGACGAAAGTAA
- a CDS encoding DotU family type IV/VI secretion system protein, with amino-acid sequence MHLTDCFMDIVAYVVYFQKSAQIKQPPYEQVKADITRLLSESEQCIQKGSYSQEDYNQAKFMICAWVDETILASNWNQKNNWQKEQLQRIYYNTTGAGEEVFERLNNLGLHQREVREVYYLCLTLGFKGRYCKEGDDFLLEQLKVSNLKFLMGSSVGLLSLDRGDLFPEAYPQQAAEITPQKQKFNFSLLTISGIAAPVILFGLLFLIYHFTLSGVSENIIKAVP; translated from the coding sequence ATGCATCTGACTGACTGTTTTATGGACATTGTGGCCTACGTTGTGTACTTTCAAAAATCAGCTCAAATTAAGCAGCCCCCCTATGAACAGGTTAAGGCTGATATCACTCGCCTTCTCTCAGAAAGTGAGCAGTGCATTCAAAAAGGATCATACTCTCAGGAAGATTATAATCAGGCAAAATTTATGATCTGCGCCTGGGTGGATGAGACGATTCTTGCCTCTAACTGGAATCAGAAAAACAACTGGCAGAAGGAACAACTCCAGCGTATATATTACAATACTACCGGTGCCGGTGAAGAGGTATTTGAACGGTTAAATAATCTGGGGCTTCATCAGCGGGAGGTGAGGGAGGTCTACTATCTCTGCCTGACCCTCGGATTCAAGGGCCGCTATTGCAAAGAAGGAGACGATTTCCTTCTTGAACAATTAAAGGTTTCCAACCTCAAGTTCCTTATGGGGAGTTCTGTAGGACTTCTTTCTTTAGACCGGGGGGATCTTTTCCCTGAGGCGTATCCGCAGCAGGCTGCAGAGATTACTCCTCAAAAACAGAAATTCAACTTTTCACTCCTGACTATCTCAGGGATAGCAGCGCCGGTTATTCTGTTTGGGCTGCTGTTTCTTATATACCATTTTACCTTGAGCGGGGTCAGTGAAAACATTATAAAGGCAGTGCCATAA